A single window of Cetobacterium sp. 8H DNA harbors:
- the hutH gene encoding histidine ammonia-lyase, which translates to MGNKRLSLEDLINVTRRGYKVEISKEAKAKVAKARELVERYVNEGKVSYGITTGFGKFSDKVISKDETATLQKNLIVSHSCGVGNPLPLDQAKGIMVLRVNNLIQGYSGVRQVVIDLLVDMINKDVVPYIPEKGSLGASGDLAPLSHMVLVMLGMGKAYYNGELLDGKVALKKAKLKPLEELSSKEGLALINGTQVMTSIGAHAVYDGINLMKHLDIALGLSMEALNGIICAFDPKLQEVRGHLGQINTAKNVKKILKDSSSITKQGDLRVQDPYSLRCSPQVHGASKDTLSYVKEKVEIEINAVTDNPIIFPDQNEVLSGGNFHGQPMALPFDFLGIALAEMANISERRLERLVNPALNNNLPAFLVKNGGVNSGFMIVQYSAASLVSENKVLAHPASVDSIPSSANQEDHVSMGTIAARKAYEILGNTRKVIAMEILTACQGIDLRDVRKLGKGTNEAHTLVRELVEYYSEDRVMYIDIEKVEELIKTNKIVQKVEENIGILKI; encoded by the coding sequence ATGGGGAACAAAAGATTAAGTTTGGAAGATTTAATTAATGTAACAAGAAGGGGCTATAAAGTAGAAATATCAAAAGAAGCTAAAGCTAAAGTAGCAAAAGCGAGAGAATTAGTTGAAAGATATGTAAATGAAGGAAAAGTGTCTTATGGAATAACAACAGGATTTGGAAAATTTTCAGATAAAGTTATATCAAAAGATGAGACAGCTACATTACAAAAGAATTTAATTGTGAGTCATTCATGTGGAGTGGGAAATCCATTACCACTTGACCAAGCTAAAGGAATAATGGTTCTTAGAGTAAATAATTTAATTCAAGGATATTCAGGTGTAAGACAAGTAGTAATAGACTTATTAGTTGATATGATAAATAAAGATGTAGTACCATACATACCAGAAAAAGGTTCATTGGGTGCATCGGGAGACTTAGCACCACTTTCTCATATGGTTCTAGTTATGCTAGGAATGGGAAAAGCCTATTATAACGGAGAACTATTAGACGGAAAGGTTGCTTTAAAAAAAGCAAAGCTAAAGCCTTTAGAAGAGCTATCTTCTAAAGAAGGATTAGCTCTTATAAATGGAACTCAAGTTATGACTTCAATAGGAGCTCATGCAGTTTATGATGGAATTAATTTGATGAAACATTTAGATATAGCTTTAGGGCTTTCTATGGAAGCTTTAAATGGTATTATATGTGCATTTGATCCTAAGCTTCAAGAAGTTAGAGGGCATCTAGGACAGATTAATACAGCAAAGAATGTAAAGAAAATATTAAAAGATAGTAGCTCAATAACAAAGCAAGGTGATCTTAGAGTTCAAGATCCGTACTCTTTAAGATGTTCTCCTCAAGTGCATGGAGCAAGTAAAGATACTTTAAGTTATGTAAAAGAAAAAGTAGAAATAGAGATAAATGCTGTAACAGATAATCCAATAATCTTCCCAGATCAAAATGAAGTTTTATCTGGAGGAAATTTTCATGGACAGCCAATGGCACTTCCGTTCGATTTCTTAGGAATAGCTTTAGCTGAAATGGCAAATATTTCAGAGAGAAGACTTGAAAGATTAGTAAATCCAGCTTTAAATAATAATTTACCAGCATTTTTGGTAAAAAATGGGGGAGTAAACTCTGGATTTATGATTGTACAATATAGTGCAGCTTCTTTAGTGTCAGAGAATAAAGTGTTAGCTCATCCTGCATCAGTAGATTCAATACCATCATCTGCAAATCAAGAAGATCATGTTTCTATGGGAACTATAGCTGCGAGAAAAGCTTATGAAATTTTAGGAAATACAAGAAAAGTTATAGCGATGGAAATACTTACTGCTTGCCAAGGTATAGATTTAAGAGATGTTAGAAAGTTAGGAAAAGGAACAAATGAAGCTCATACATTGGTTAGAGAGTTGGTAGAGTACTATTCTGAAGATAGAGTAATGTATATAGATATTGAAAAGGTAGAAGAGCTTATAAAAACTAATAAAATTGTTCAAAAGGTAGAGGAAAATATAGGAATTTTAAAAATCTAA
- the ftcD gene encoding glutamate formimidoyltransferase: MKKLVQCVPNYSEGKDLEKIEKIAAPFKNNKNIKFMGCEPDSDYNRTVITVIGEPEDVVKAVVESVGIAAELIDMNVQKGEHLRMGATDVIPFIPIKDITMSECIELSKIVAKEIWEQFKIPVFLYEESATAPNRVSLPSIRKGEFEGMKEKLKLEEWKPDFGEREPHSTAGVTAVGGRMSLIAFNINLDTTNVNIAKEISKAIRFSSGGFRYIQAGPAEIKEKGFVQVTMNIKDYKKNPIYRVFETVKMEAKRYGVNVLGSEIIGAVPMEALVDSMEYYLGLDGFKIDKVIENELLK; this comes from the coding sequence ATGAAAAAATTAGTGCAATGTGTACCTAACTACAGTGAAGGAAAGGATCTGGAAAAAATAGAGAAAATCGCAGCTCCTTTCAAGAATAATAAAAATATTAAATTTATGGGATGTGAGCCTGATTCAGATTATAACAGAACTGTTATAACTGTAATAGGAGAACCAGAAGATGTAGTAAAAGCTGTAGTGGAGTCTGTAGGAATAGCGGCAGAATTAATAGATATGAATGTTCAAAAAGGAGAACATTTAAGAATGGGAGCTACAGACGTAATTCCTTTTATTCCAATAAAAGATATAACAATGTCTGAATGTATTGAATTGTCAAAAATAGTAGCAAAAGAGATATGGGAACAATTTAAAATTCCAGTTTTTTTATATGAAGAGTCAGCAACAGCTCCAAATAGAGTGTCATTACCTTCAATTAGAAAGGGAGAATTTGAAGGTATGAAAGAGAAATTAAAATTAGAGGAGTGGAAACCAGACTTTGGAGAGAGAGAGCCACATTCAACAGCAGGAGTGACTGCTGTTGGTGGAAGAATGTCTCTTATAGCATTCAATATAAACTTAGATACAACAAATGTGAATATAGCTAAAGAGATTTCAAAAGCTATAAGATTTTCAAGTGGAGGGTTTAGATATATTCAGGCAGGTCCAGCTGAAATAAAAGAAAAAGGATTTGTTCAAGTTACTATGAATATAAAAGATTATAAGAAAAATCCAATCTATAGAGTTTTTGAAACTGTAAAAATGGAGGCTAAAAGATACGGTGTTAATGTTTTAGGAAGTGAAATAATAGGTGCTGTCCCAATGGAAGCATTAGTTGACTCTATGGAATATTATCTAGGATTGGATGGATTTAAAATAGACAAGGTAATAGAAAATGAGTTGTTGAAGTAA